GAGTTGAGTTCTTTGGTGATGAAGTTGAAACAATTAGTAAGCATGAATATTTAACTAACACAAGAATAAAAGAGTTAGATGAAGTAATAATCTATTCTGTTAATCCTTTTGTTGTTTCAAATGACAAATTAGCAGTTGCAGTAAAACAAATAGAAGAAGAGTTAAAGCAAAGACTTGAGTTTTTCAAACAAGAAGATAAACAAGTGGAGTATCAAAGATTAAAACAAAGAGTTGAATTTGATTTAGAGATGATTGAAAGTACAGGTATGTGTAAAGGAATTGAAAACTATGCAAGGCATCTTACTGGACAAAAACCAGAAGAAACGCCTTACTCTTTAATAAGCTATTTTGAACAAATGAAAGAAGAGTTTTTATTAATTGTTGATGAATCACATGTATCTTTACCACAATTTAGAGGAATGCACGCAGCTGATAGAAGTAGAAAAGAAGTACTTGTAGAGTATGGTTTTAGATTACCAAGTGCACTTGATAATAGACCTTTAAAATTTGATGAATTTATAAATAAAGCACCACACTTTGTTTTTGTAAGTGCTACTCCAAATGAATTAGAACTTGAAAAAAGTGCAGTAGTGGCTGAACAAATTATTAGACCAACAGGTCTTTTAGACCCAGTTATTGAAATCATGGATAGTGAGTATCAAGTTGAAAAACTTTATGATGAAATAAAAAGAGTTGTTGAAAAAAATGAAAGAGTTTTAGTAACAGTTTTAACTAAAAAAATGGCAGAAGAGCTAGCTTCTTATTATTCTGATTTGGGAATAAAAGTAAAATATATGCATAGTGAAATTGATGCAATTGAAAGAAATCAAATTATTAGAGAATTAAGACTTGGAGAGTTTGATGTGCTTATTGGAATCAATCTTTTAAGAGAAGGTCTTGATATTCCTGAAACTTCATTAGTTGCTATATTAGATGCAGATAAAGAAGGTTTTTTAAGAAGTAAAACTTCACTTATTCAAACAATGGGTAGAGGTGCTAGAAATGAAAATGGTAGAGTAATTCTTTTTGCTAAAAGAGTAACTGGATCTATGCAGTTTGCAATAGATGAAACAAATAGAAGAAGAAAAATTCAGCAAGAACATAACAAAAAACATAATATTACACCAAAATCAACAAAAAGAAAACTTGATCAAAATCTAAAACTTGAAGAGTATGATGACTTGGCTTGGAAGAAACAAAAATTAGATAAAATGCCAGCAAGTGAAAAGAAAAAATTATTGCTTGAATTAAATAAAAAAATGAAAAAAGCTTCAAGTGATTTAAATTTTGAGGAAGCAATTAGATTAAGAGATGAAATAGATAAAATTAAAAAACTTTAAAGGCTTATTTTGAAATAAGCTTTTTATTTATTATAGTAACAGGAGAAAAAAAGCTTGTATTCATTAAGCATTTTTTACATCTTTTAATATGAAAACTTATAGCATAAGTATTTAAGTTGCTATTTTTATTTTCTAGTTTTTGGAAAATATCTAAGGCTTTTTGAAACTCTTTTTTATAATAAAACCCTAAAGCCTTTTCAAAAGAATCTATTTGGATTTGTTCTTCTTGTGTTGGCTTTCCTTCTTTGAAAACTTCATAAATATTAAAAGCACCTTTTATTGTATCTTCTATAGAAATAGTATCAAGAAGTCTGATTGTGTAATCTTTTTTTAATGCAATTTTTACACTTTGTGAAATAATACAAGAGGTTTTATAAATCTTACAAGCTTGTTCTAAAATTGAAGCTTTATTTACTTCACTTCCAAGTGCTGTATAATCATTTCTATCATCTGCTCCCATTTCTCCAACATAAGCTTTTCCACTATTTATTCCTATTCTAATTTTTATTTTTAAAGGTGAATTTTCTTCATAGTTTTTATTTATTTCTTCTAAGGCTTTTAGTTGCTCAAGTGCAGATGTTAATGCGAGGTCTTGATGATTATTTACACTAAAAGGAGCATTCCAATAAGCCATAATAGAATCACCTATAAACTTATCAACAGTACCTTTATTTTTCATAATGATTTTAGTCATTGGATTCATATATTTATTTAAATATTTTGTTAGTTTTTCAGGATCATTGATTTGATTGGTAATTTGTGAAAAACCTATAATATCACTAAAAAAAATAGTAATATCTTTTTGTTTTGTTCTTAAATAATGATTATTTTCATCTTTTAATATATCATTCATTACATTACTTGATACTTTAGCTGCAAACTTTTTTTTCAATAATATTAGCTCTTTTGTTTTTTTTATAAAAATTATTGTAGTTGTGCAAATAAAAGCAATAATTAAAGAAATTAAAATAAAGGCACTATTTATTATTATATTTTCAATATAAAAAAAGTAGAAAATACCAAAGCTTATAAAAAATAGTAACAATAAACTTATATATGAGCTAAATAAAAGTTTATTGAAAAAAAGAGTTAAAAAAAGTGAAGCAAAAATAATAAAAATTGTTGCACTTATAAAATTATCTTGCCAATTTACATTTATAAAAAAATCCTTGTTTAAAATATTTTCTATTATTGTTGCATGAATTTGTGTACTTGATAGTTTTTTATCTACTAATGTGTTATTTAAATTTACTACATCTAAGGCTGAATTTCCCAATAAGACTATTTTATTATTAAAAATAGTTTTATCATAATTTTTATTTAAAATATTTATAGCTGATATGGTTTTAAAATAGTTACTTTTATAATAACTTAAACTTAAAGATGCTTTTTTATCTACACTAATATTTAAATCATCAAGTTGTATTTCATGATATGAATTATCAACTTTTTTAATAGAGATATCTTTATTATCTTTTAGGGTTCGTATTACTTCTAATGCAAAAGATGGATAAAGCTCATTTTCATATTTTATTATTAAAGGTACATTCGTCAAAATAGAGGAGTTACTATTTATAATATTTAAAAAGCCAGTTGAATAAGCACTACTTTGAAGTAAATCAATATTCATATTAATATTATTTGCTTCTAAAATATTCATATCATCAATTTTTGTTTTTTTTAAAATTTTTAAACTATATGGTTTTTGTGCTATTTTTTGTTTAAAAGAGTTATTAAAAAAGTGATATCCTAAAATTATTGGTTTTGAAGAGTTTTTAATGGCTTTTGAAAAAAGTTCATCATAATTAGGAAGTTGTTTGTCAATTTTTAAATTAAGGGTTTTAATTACATTAAAAGGAGAATTTATATCTTCTTTTGAAAACAAAATATCAACACCAATTACTTTTAGATTTGTTTTTTGTAATTCATATATTAAATTAGCAAAAAGATCTCTTCTCCAAGGCCATTGTGAAGTTTGACTTATACTTTTATCATCAATATCTACAATTATTATATTTTTACTTTGCTGTGTCTTATTTTTATGCTTTAATAAAAAGCTTTTTATTTGATTGTCAAGACTTGACAATAAATTAGGATAACTTTTAAAAGTAAAAAATATAGAGCAAAAAACAATGATAAAAATTGCTAAGTATTTAAATAAAGCCTTCATAGGTTAAATGTTAGCTAAAAAATGTTAACATAATAATAAATAATAAACAAGGATAGATTTTTGAAAGCTTTAATACTAGTACTATTTTTTGCATTATTATCTTTTGCAAATGATATTGCAACTGTTGAAAAAGTAGTTCTTGATGATAGTAAAAATCAAGGAGCATTAGTACAAAGAGGAAAAGATATATTGCCTATAATTAGTGCTGGGTTTAAGATTAAAAAAAGTGATATTATAAAGACATTTGATGATTCAAAAGTAAAAATTAGATTTATTGATAATACCATAGTTTATGTAGGAGTAAAAACGATATTTGAGATATCAGAATACTTTTATGATAGAAAAAACAAAGAAAATAATGAAATACATTTTAAAATAAAAACAGGAAGTTATAAAATAAAAACAGGAGATATTGAAAAACTTGCACCTAAAAAGTTTAAAATCCAAACTGATAATTTTATAATAGGAATTAACAAATGAAAAGTCTATTTTTAATAATTTGCTTATTTTCTTTTGCTAATAGTTCAATTATTGTTGGTAATCAAAGTAAAGTTTCTAGTTTAAGTGGTGATATTAAGGTTAGTTCACAAAATTCAAATATTACAAAAAACTTAAGCCTTGCACAAGTAGTTGAAATTAAACAAGATGGTAAGCTAAGTGAAGTTAGAATTCTAAAAAAAGGTGAACTTAAAGATATTTTGAAACTTACTTCAACAACTGATTTAAGTAAAAAAATAGATATAAAAGTAGGACTTTTTAATAAAAATGATGCATTAAAAACTTATGAGGGATTATTGAATTATTTTAATAAAGAAGAGATTATAATAACAAAAAAAGATGAAAACTATTTAATAAGACTAGAAGATATAAACTATGCTTATGCAAAAAAAATCTTTTCTAAAATAAAAAAGTATTTAAGGAAATAGATGAAAAAAGCTACAAAAGCTGAAATTCAAATAATAAAAGAGGCATTTCAAGAAAATTTCAATGATGCAGTAACTGAATTGAATTA
The window above is part of the Malaciobacter marinus genome. Proteins encoded here:
- the uvrB gene encoding excinuclease ABC subunit UvrB, which produces MAKFKVVSEYEPAGDQPQAIKALSDSIIKGEKYNTLLGVTGSGKTYTMAKVIEKTQKPTLIMTHNKTLAAQLYSEFKAFFPNNHVEYFISYYDYYQPEAYIPRSDLFIEKDSSINEELERLRLSATASLLSFDDVIVIASVSANYGLGNPEEYKAMVQRIEVGFEYSQKKFLLKLVEMGYKRNDKFFDRADFRVNGDVIDIFPAYFEDEFIRVEFFGDEVETISKHEYLTNTRIKELDEVIIYSVNPFVVSNDKLAVAVKQIEEELKQRLEFFKQEDKQVEYQRLKQRVEFDLEMIESTGMCKGIENYARHLTGQKPEETPYSLISYFEQMKEEFLLIVDESHVSLPQFRGMHAADRSRKEVLVEYGFRLPSALDNRPLKFDEFINKAPHFVFVSATPNELELEKSAVVAEQIIRPTGLLDPVIEIMDSEYQVEKLYDEIKRVVEKNERVLVTVLTKKMAEELASYYSDLGIKVKYMHSEIDAIERNQIIRELRLGEFDVLIGINLLREGLDIPETSLVAILDADKEGFLRSKTSLIQTMGRGARNENGRVILFAKRVTGSMQFAIDETNRRRKIQQEHNKKHNITPKSTKRKLDQNLKLEEYDDLAWKKQKLDKMPASEKKKLLLELNKKMKKASSDLNFEEAIRLRDEIDKIKKL
- a CDS encoding CHASE2 domain-containing protein encodes the protein MKALFKYLAIFIIVFCSIFFTFKSYPNLLSSLDNQIKSFLLKHKNKTQQSKNIIIVDIDDKSISQTSQWPWRRDLFANLIYELQKTNLKVIGVDILFSKEDINSPFNVIKTLNLKIDKQLPNYDELFSKAIKNSSKPIILGYHFFNNSFKQKIAQKPYSLKILKKTKIDDMNILEANNINMNIDLLQSSAYSTGFLNIINSNSSILTNVPLIIKYENELYPSFALEVIRTLKDNKDISIKKVDNSYHEIQLDDLNISVDKKASLSLSYYKSNYFKTISAINILNKNYDKTIFNNKIVLLGNSALDVVNLNNTLVDKKLSSTQIHATIIENILNKDFFINVNWQDNFISATIFIIFASLFLTLFFNKLLFSSYISLLLLFFISFGIFYFFYIENIIINSAFILISLIIAFICTTTIIFIKKTKELILLKKKFAAKVSSNVMNDILKDENNHYLRTKQKDITIFFSDIIGFSQITNQINDPEKLTKYLNKYMNPMTKIIMKNKGTVDKFIGDSIMAYWNAPFSVNNHQDLALTSALEQLKALEEINKNYEENSPLKIKIRIGINSGKAYVGEMGADDRNDYTALGSEVNKASILEQACKIYKTSCIISQSVKIALKKDYTIRLLDTISIEDTIKGAFNIYEVFKEGKPTQEEQIQIDSFEKALGFYYKKEFQKALDIFQKLENKNSNLNTYAISFHIKRCKKCLMNTSFFSPVTIINKKLISK
- a CDS encoding FecR domain-containing protein; the protein is MKALILVLFFALLSFANDIATVEKVVLDDSKNQGALVQRGKDILPIISAGFKIKKSDIIKTFDDSKVKIRFIDNTIVYVGVKTIFEISEYFYDRKNKENNEIHFKIKTGSYKIKTGDIEKLAPKKFKIQTDNFIIGINK